Proteins encoded together in one Coffea arabica cultivar ET-39 chromosome 2c, Coffea Arabica ET-39 HiFi, whole genome shotgun sequence window:
- the LOC113726942 gene encoding uncharacterized protein, which produces MSAQNLVAAVRLEAINSAGGATPPPNHNPSPISTARPLLSVPKPSWIVRTESNVRREQRKKPDPPCIVCRGSGRVSCHNCHGIGRTNFTHLTILPKGAWPKWCRDCGGSGLSHCSRCLGTGEYRYIMGFHFMKMKSDESEDITRHQGQRKPRRRSPEDLLQRDELDST; this is translated from the exons ATGAGTGCTCAGAATCTGGTGGCAGCCGTTAGATTGGAAGCCATAAATTCAGCCGGCGGTGCAACTCCTCCACCTAACCATAACCCTTCACCAATTTCGACAGCTAGGCCTCTGCTTTCAGTTCCAAAGCCATCTTGGATAGTCAGAACTGAG TCAAATGTGCGGAGAGAACAAAGAAAGAAGCCAGATCCACCTTGCATAGTGTGTAGAGGGAGCGGCAGAGTTAGTTGCCATAATTGCCATGGGATAG GGAGGACAAATTTCACACATCTTACAATACTTCCTAAAGGAGCATGGCCAAAATG GTGCAGGGACTGTGGTGGGAGTGGCCTTAGCCACTGCTCCCGTTGTCTTGGGACTGGGGAGTACAGGTATATTATGGGATTtcacttcatgaaaatgaaaagtgatGAATCTGAAGATATTACAAGACATCAAGgtcaaagaaaaccaagaagaCGAAGTCCAGAAGATTTACTTCAAAGAGATGAACTAGATTCAACTTAA